From the Lathyrus oleraceus cultivar Zhongwan6 chromosome 3, CAAS_Psat_ZW6_1.0, whole genome shotgun sequence genome, the window attggggtcttacaatatgcTAGCTGAGGAAGTTAATGATTGGTGGATCAACACTCGTCAGGTGTTGGATAATGTAGCTGAAGTTATGGCTTGGTATGTGTTCAGCAGGGAATTTATGAGAAAATACTTTCTTGAGGATGTTCGTGGGAAGAAGGAGATCGAGTTTCTGGAGCTGAAGCATGGTAACTTGTTGGTTATTGAGTATGCTGCCAGATTTGTGGAACTTGCTAAGTTATACCCTTATTACAGTGAGGCGACTGCTGAGTTCTTAAAGTGTATCAAATTCAAGAAAGGTTTGCGTCCTGAGATTAAGCAGGAGATTGGATACCTACAGATCAGTAGGTTTCCAAAGTTGGTGAACAACTGTAGAATTTACAAGGATGATAGTGAGGCTCGGTCGGCTCCCTACAATGGGCTGAGCGAGAGAAGAGGGAAACATAATCTGAACCGTGGGAAGCCATATAGTGCTCCAGCTGATAAAGGTAAACAAAGAGATGCTTATGGTAAGAGGCCAAGTGGGGGAGGTGTTTCTACTCCTCTTAAGTGTTATAGGTGCAGTGAGTTGGGTCATCGTGTCAGTGAATGTAAGAGTGATGTGAAGAAGTGTTACAAGTGTGGGAAGTCAGGATATTTGGTTGCTGGTTGCAAAGAGAATATGGTGACTTGCTACAACTGTGGTGAACCAAGACATATAAGCACTCATTGACCTAAGCCTAAGCAAGCTTCAACTGGAGGAAAGGTGTTCCCTCTGACAGGGACTCAGACTTCTAGTGATGATAGGTCGATCAGAGGTATATGTTATATTAATAATACATCTTTGATTGTTAT encodes:
- the LOC127131885 gene encoding uncharacterized protein LOC127131885, with the translated sequence MLAEEVNDWWINTRQVLDNVAEVMAWYVFSREFMRKYFLEDVRGKKEIEFLELKHGNLLVIEYAARFVELAKLYPYYSEATAEFLKCIKFKKGLRPEIKQEIGYLQISRFPKLVNNCRIYKDDSEARSAPYNGLSERRGKHNLNRGKPYSAPADKGKQRDAYGKRPSGGGVSTPLKCYRCSELGHRVSECKSDVKKCYKCGKSGYLVAGCKENMVTCYNCGEPRHISTH